A section of the Alkalihalobacillus sp. LMS39 genome encodes:
- the gpmI gene encoding 2,3-bisphosphoglycerate-independent phosphoglycerate mutase, which translates to MSKPVALIILDGFGMREETKGNAVAHAKKPNYDRYWNNYPHTTIRADSEAVGLPEGQMGNSEVGHLNIGAGRIVYQSLTRVNLAIREGEFFENETFLKAIDHVKEKGSSLHVYGLLSDGGVHSHIEHLFALLELAKAKQVDKVYIHGFLDGRDVGPTSAEIYIRALEDKIHELNVGQIASVHGRYYAMDRDRRWERVEKSYRAMVYGDGPTYKTALEVIKDSYQNDINDEFVIPSVIVDEAGKPVGTVKDDDAVIFFNFRPDRAIQMSQVFTNEDFRGFERGDQHPRNLHYVCLTHFSETVKGFVAFEPTNLDNTLGEVLSQQGYKQLRIAETEKYPHVTFFFSGGREEPFPGEKRILIDSPKVPTYDLQPEMSAYEVTDALVKEIEADNHDAIILNFANPDMVGHSGMLEPTVKAIEAVDECLGKIVDAIIAKGGYAIITADHGNADEVITLEGNPMTAHTTNPVPVIVTKDGVELREGGILADLSPTLLELIGGKQPSEMTGKSLIK; encoded by the coding sequence ATGAGTAAACCAGTAGCCTTGATTATTCTTGATGGCTTCGGTATGCGTGAAGAAACAAAAGGGAATGCTGTTGCTCACGCAAAGAAGCCAAATTACGATCGCTATTGGAATAACTACCCTCATACAACGATTCGGGCTGACAGTGAAGCTGTTGGTTTACCTGAAGGTCAAATGGGAAATTCAGAAGTGGGCCATTTAAACATTGGTGCTGGCCGTATTGTCTATCAAAGCTTAACTAGAGTGAACCTAGCGATTCGTGAAGGTGAATTTTTTGAAAATGAAACCTTTTTAAAAGCCATTGATCATGTGAAAGAAAAAGGAAGTAGTCTTCATGTTTATGGACTTCTTTCAGATGGTGGTGTGCATAGTCATATTGAGCATTTATTTGCGTTACTAGAGCTTGCCAAAGCCAAACAGGTCGACAAGGTCTACATTCACGGTTTTCTTGATGGACGTGATGTCGGTCCAACGTCAGCTGAGATTTATATCCGTGCCCTAGAGGATAAAATTCATGAGTTAAACGTAGGACAAATTGCATCTGTTCACGGACGTTATTATGCGATGGATCGCGATAGACGTTGGGAGCGCGTTGAAAAATCATATCGTGCCATGGTGTACGGTGATGGACCGACGTATAAAACGGCTCTTGAAGTGATTAAAGACTCTTATCAAAATGACATTAACGATGAGTTTGTTATTCCTTCTGTTATTGTTGATGAGGCTGGCAAACCTGTTGGAACGGTAAAAGATGATGATGCCGTCATTTTCTTTAACTTCCGTCCTGACCGAGCAATACAAATGTCACAAGTGTTTACAAATGAAGACTTCCGTGGGTTTGAACGTGGAGACCAGCACCCTAGAAATCTTCACTATGTATGCTTAACGCATTTTAGTGAAACTGTAAAAGGGTTCGTCGCTTTTGAGCCAACAAACTTAGATAATACACTAGGGGAAGTTCTTTCACAGCAAGGCTATAAACAATTGCGTATTGCTGAAACCGAGAAATATCCACATGTTACATTTTTCTTTAGTGGTGGCCGTGAAGAGCCATTTCCTGGTGAAAAACGAATTTTAATTGATTCACCGAAAGTTCCAACGTATGACTTACAACCGGAAATGAGCGCCTATGAGGTAACTGATGCACTTGTGAAGGAAATAGAAGCGGATAACCATGACGCGATTATTTTAAACTTTGCGAATCCTGATATGGTCGGACATTCCGGAATGTTGGAACCAACAGTCAAAGCGATTGAAGCGGTTGATGAGTGTCTTGGGAAAATCGTGGATGCCATCATTGCCAAAGGTGGGTATGCGATTATTACAGCAGACCATGGAAATGCCGATGAAGTGATTACACTTGAAGGCAATCCAATGACAGCCCATACGACAAACCCAGTTCCTGTTATTGTTACAAAAGATGGAGTTGAGCTTCGAGAAGGTGGAATTTTAGCTGATTTATCTCCGACTTTACTTGAACTCATTGGTGGTAAACAACCATCTGAGATGACAGGAAAATCGTTAATAAAGTAA